The genomic window GAATCTCTTCTGAAATAATTATTCTTTGTTCAGATTGAGGATTTTCTTTATTTGCAATATAATTGCAAAATTCAAAAATAAGATTCTCCATCTCATCAACAGTATAAGGCTCTATCTCTATGTACGTTTTATCAGCAGCTTTAATAATTACTTCACATATAGTAGTTTTGCCAGATCCAGTTGAAAGTAAAGCTTTAGTTCCTATTGCATCTCTAGTTTTGCCATTAATTGTTTTAGAAACCCTGAAGTCACTTATTAAATTAAACAGATGACAAATAGCGGTCGTTTTGCCTTGTCCAATAGTACCGATAAAAACAATTTTATATTTTTCTATACTCAGAATTTTCTCAATTTCTTCTAATCGTTCTAACTTTGATTTTAAGTTATTAATGCAAATATGCTTAATCACATTAATATCCGAACCATCTGATATTTTGGTAATTTCACGTCTCAAGCTTTGCTGTAGTGATACGATTTCTTCTTGCCACTGTATAGTCAACATAATGCTTACCCTTTTATAAGTCTACTTGCTGGATAACTACAATATGCCCAGATAGCATGAAAATCTAACAAGTAGCTACCATTTATCTATCGCAATAAAATTTCCTGTATAATGGCATAAAATGGCAAAAACTGCCATAATGTAGAAAAACAGATTCAGGAAATAACCCTGATGAAAAGTATCAATATTTCCTTACCTGACACCATGCGAGCTTATATAGAAGAACAGGTTGCTCAAGGTGGTTACAGCAGCGTCAGCGAATATTTTCGTGAATTAGTGCGACAAGACCAAAAACAGAGAGCTAAACAACGTCTAGAAACAATGCTTCTAGAAGGATTAAACTCTGGAAATGCAACAGAAATGACTGCTCAAGATTGGGAAGATATACATCAAGCAGTACAAGAAAGAATTAGTAAACGTCAAGGTAACAATCAGCCGTGATGTTTACAATTAAAAAAAGACCTCAACCCGGATTTCTCACAAGATTCTTGCAACCTCATCCCAAAGTCTGTAGGGGCGGGTTTAGCGAGATATTCATGAGTAATTGAGCTTATCTGTGAACCCGCCCCTACTGTTTGTGAGAAATGCGGGTCAAGTTATCAGGGATTTAATAGACTTAGCAACCTACATAAAAATATAACTATGACTAATGCACCTCGAATGATTCATTTAAACTTAGATTTGTCACCAGAACTCAATCAAATTCTAGAAGAACTATCAAATAAAATAGGTGTAAGTAAAAGTGATGTTTTACGTCAAGCCATTACATTAATGCAAGTAATGGTAAAAGCAAAAGAAGAAACTCAGAAATTAGAAATATCTGAAGCCAATCAACTTATAGCGAATGAAATAGTTTTTTCACCTGATAAAAAGTCAGAGCCTCATCCACTAGATACATTTATAGAAAGACTTGGTGCTTGGGAAGATGAACGTACTGCTGAAGAGATAGTGAAAGAGATTTATGATAGCCGTACTATTTCTAGGTATGATATTAGTCTATGACTTATTTATTAGATACTGATACTTGTATTTACTGGATTAAGAACATTGAATCAGTCAGAAAGAAAGTTAAAGAAATAGGATGGGATCAAATTTGTATTTGTAGTGTTACTATCGCTGAGTTGTATTTCGGTGCTTACAATTCTCAAAGAGTATCGGAAAATCTAAATCGTGCAGAGCATTTTATTCAAAACATAACGGTTATATCTTTAGATAATAATACCTTAAAAACTTTTGGCAAATTAAAAGCTGAACTCCGTAAAACAGGACAACCAGTTGCAGAATTTGATTTATTAATTGCTAGCGTTGCACTGACCAGAAATTATATTTTAGTTACTAACAATACTCGTCATTATAGCCGTATAACTGGACTTAATCTAGAAAATTGGACTTTATCATAAAACTTATAAAGTCCAAAGTCATAAAATACTAAAAACTGCCATAATTGCTAATTTTATCGTAAAAAAGTAGTTGCGATCGCCATCAGCATTAGAGCCTACCAAATTTTAAATACAACACAGACACCTCTAATGAACCCTCTGCTACCCTCCGCGTGAACCTCTGCGCTCCTCTGCGTTTAAAAATCAAACATTTAAAATACCCCGATAAGCCCCCTTATTAGCCCATCATACTCGTCAGTTTTACAGCAATTCCAGATTATAATCAAAATAAAGTCATAAACATAATTTAACTATGACTCTCCAAACCTTAGATAAAAATCCCACAATTCCAGAACAGCGATTTCTCCTACCAGGTCATTACACCTGGGAAGAATTGGAGACAATAGAAACATTAACCGCAGATGCAGCAGGTTTGCGAATAACTTATCTTGATGGGTGCATTGAATTTATGACGCTGGGTGAACAAC from Nostoc sp. UHCC 0870 includes these protein-coding regions:
- a CDS encoding type II toxin-antitoxin system ParD family antitoxin gives rise to the protein MKSINISLPDTMRAYIEEQVAQGGYSSVSEYFRELVRQDQKQRAKQRLETMLLEGLNSGNATEMTAQDWEDIHQAVQERISKRQGNNQP
- a CDS encoding ribbon-helix-helix domain-containing protein — translated: MTNAPRMIHLNLDLSPELNQILEELSNKIGVSKSDVLRQAITLMQVMVKAKEETQKLEISEANQLIANEIVFSPDKKSEPHPLDTFIERLGAWEDERTAEEIVKEIYDSRTISRYDISL
- a CDS encoding type II toxin-antitoxin system VapC family toxin; the encoded protein is MTYLLDTDTCIYWIKNIESVRKKVKEIGWDQICICSVTIAELYFGAYNSQRVSENLNRAEHFIQNITVISLDNNTLKTFGKLKAELRKTGQPVAEFDLLIASVALTRNYILVTNNTRHYSRITGLNLENWTLS